One Candidatus Bathyarchaeota archaeon DNA segment encodes these proteins:
- a CDS encoding NAD+ synthase, whose protein sequence is MKLTNKLLQIDPAATQQKITRFIKDYVSKAKAKGIVLGISGGVDSATTAALATTAIGANKVLGLYMPEKETYNKTDRKHVKLLAKKFKFQLKTINLTQTLNTIYKTIPDYDPKDKLSRGNLKARTRMLIWYYYANHQRLLVAGSSDKSETMIGYYTKWGDAAADITPIMDLYKTQVRQLAPHLGIPPAIIKKPPTPALWPNQTAEEEIGLKYETLDLILYGIEHFMPTQTIAKQLHLLTKTIATVKKRWLQTEHKRQMPLTTKLEYRTINADFRLTRTTEAI, encoded by the coding sequence ATGAAGCTAACAAACAAACTACTTCAAATCGACCCGGCAGCCACACAGCAAAAAATCACACGCTTCATCAAAGACTATGTAAGCAAGGCAAAAGCAAAAGGCATAGTCCTAGGAATCTCAGGAGGAGTAGACAGCGCCACCACAGCCGCCCTAGCCACAACAGCCATAGGAGCAAACAAAGTCCTCGGCTTATACATGCCCGAAAAAGAAACCTACAACAAAACCGACCGCAAACACGTAAAACTCCTCGCCAAAAAATTCAAGTTCCAACTAAAAACAATCAACCTCACACAAACCCTAAACACCATATACAAAACCATCCCAGACTACGACCCCAAAGACAAACTTAGCCGAGGAAACCTCAAAGCCCGAACCCGCATGCTCATCTGGTACTACTACGCAAACCACCAACGCCTACTTGTAGCCGGCAGCAGCGACAAAAGCGAAACAATGATAGGCTACTACACCAAATGGGGAGACGCAGCCGCAGACATCACTCCCATCATGGACCTCTACAAAACCCAAGTCCGCCAACTAGCCCCCCACCTAGGCATACCACCTGCAATAATCAAAAAACCACCAACCCCTGCTCTCTGGCCAAACCAAACAGCAGAAGAAGAAATAGGCTTAAAGTACGAAACCCTCGACCTAATCCTCTACGGCATAGAACACTTCATGCCCACCCAAACAATAGCAAAACAACTCCACCTACTAACCAAAACCATCGCAACCGTTAAAAAAAGATGGCTACAAACAGAACACAAAAGACAAATGCCCCTAACAACCAAACTCGAATATCGAACTATAAACGCCGACTTCAGACTCACCCGCACAACAGAGGCAATATAA